In Equus przewalskii isolate Varuska chromosome 31, EquPr2, whole genome shotgun sequence, one genomic interval encodes:
- the TLR5 gene encoding toll-like receptor 5, translated as MGDHLDLLLGMVLVASPVLGISSCFSDGRMALYRFCNLTQVPQVPNTTERLLLSFNYIKTITTASFPFLEQLQLLELGTQFTPFTIDKEAFRNLPNLRILDLGHSRIDFLHPDAFQGLPHLFELRLFSCGLSDAVLKDGYFRNLESLTRLDLSINQISGLSLHPSFLELNSLKSIDFSSNKIPIVCEGELEPLRGKTLSFLSLANNNLYSRVSVDWKKCKNPFRNMVLETLDVSGNGWTANIIGNFSNAINGSQIFSLVITYHIMGSGFGFHNVKDPDWSTFSGLARSSVIHLDLSQGYIFSLNFRVFESLKELKVLNLAHNKINKIANEAFYGLDNLQLLNMSCNLLGELYDSNFDGLPKVAYIDLQKNHIGIIQDKTFRFLKKLHTLDLRDNALKRIDFIPSIPNIFLGGNKLVTLPNIKLTANFIHLSENRLEDLGDLYFLLQVPQLQILILNQNRFSSCKSAHASSKNLSLEQLFLGENMLQLAWEAGVCWDIFKELFHLQVLYLNNNYLNFLPPGVFSDLTALRSLSLSFNRLMALSPGDLPANLEILYISRNQLLSPDPGLFTSLGAVDITHNKFICECELGAFISWLNQTNVTILGSQADIYCMYPNSLFGAPLYSVSMEGCDEEEILKSLKFSLFILFTVTLTLFLMAVLIVTKFRGFCFTCYMTAQRLVFKDRHTRGRESDMYKYDAYLCFSSKDFEWVQNALLKHLDAQYSNQNRFKLCFEERDFVPGENHIANIQDAVWNSRKIVCLVSRHFLRDGWCLEAFSYAQSRCLSDLNSALIVVVVGSLSQYQLMKHQSIRGFVQTQQYLKWPEDLQDVGWFLKKLSQHILKKEKRTKKDNNTPLQTLATIP; from the coding sequence ATGGGCGATCACCTCGACCTTCTCTTAGGAATGGTGCTCGTGGCCAGTCCTGTGCTTGgaatttcttcctgcttctctgatgGCCGGATGGCCTTGTATCGTTTCTGCAACCTCACCCAGGTCCCCCAGGTCCCCAACACTACTGAGAGACTCCTGCTAAGCTTCAACTATATCAAGACCATCACAACCGCATCGTTCCCCTTCCTGGAGCAGCTGCAGCTGCTGGAGCTCGGGACTCAGTTTACCCCCTTCACGATTGACAAAGAAGCCTTCAGAAACCTGCCCAATCTTAGAATCTTGGACCTGGGCCACAGTCGGATAGACTTCTTGCATCCAGACGCTTTTCAGGGGCTGCCCCATCTGTTTGAACTGAGACTCTTTTCCTGTGGTCTCTCTGATGCTGTATTGAAAGATGGTTATTTCAGAAACTTAGAGTCTTTAACTCGCTTGGACCTATCCATAAATCAGATTAGTGGTCTCTCCCTTCATCCTTCATTCTTAGAATTGAATTCCCTGAAGTCCATTGATTTTTCCTCCAACAAAATACCCATTGTATGTGAGGGTGAGCTCGAGCCCCTCCGGGGAAAAACACTGTCCTTTTTAAGCCTTGCTAATAATAACCTGTACAGCAGGGTCTCCGTGGACTGGAAGAAGTGTAAGAACCCCTTCAGAAACATGGTCCTGGAAACCCTAGATGTTTCTGGCAATGGCTGGACCGCGAACATCATAGGAAACTTTAGCAATGCCATCAATGGAAGCCAGATTTTCTCTCTGGTTATTACCTACCACATTATGGGTTCTGGGTTTGGCTTCCATAACGTCAAAGATCCTGACTGGAGCACATTCTCTGGCCTGGCCAGAAGCTCGGTGATACACCTGGACCTTTCACAAGGGTATATCTTCTCCTTGAACTTCCGAGTCTTTGAGAGCCTCAAGGAGCTGAAGGTTCTGAACCTTGCCCACAACAAGATAAACAAGATTGCAAATGAAGCATTTTATGGACTCGACAACCTCCAGCTTCTCAATATGTCATGTAACCTTCTGGGGGAACTTTATGATTCTAACTTTGATGGACTACCTAAGGTGGCCTATATCGATCTGCAAAAGAATCACATTGGGATCATTCAGGACAAAACATTcagattcctgaaaaaattacACACCTTGGATCTTCGGGATAATGCTCTTAAAAGAATTGATTTTATTCCGAGCATTCCTAATATCTTCTTGGGCGGCAATAAACTGGTGACTTTGCCAAACATCAAACTTACCGCCAACTTCATCCACTTATCAGAGAACAGGCTAGAAGATCTGGGTGATCTCTACTTCCTCCTCCAGGTACCTCAACTCCAGattctcattttaaatcaaaatcgCTTTTCTTCCTGTAAATCAGCTCATGCTTCTTCAAAGAATCTCAGCTTAGAACAGCTTTTCCTTGGAGAAAATATGTTGCAACTTGCCTGGGAAGCTGGGGTCTGCTGGGATATTTTTAAGGAGCTTTTCCATCTACAAGTCCTGTATTTGAATAATAACTACCTGAATTTCCTTCCACCAGGAGTGTTTAGCGATCTGACTGCATTAAGGagcctcagcctcagtttcaACAGGCTGATGGCTCTTTCTCCTGGTGACTTACCTGCTAATTTAGAGATCCTTTATATATCCAGAAACCAGCTCCTATCTCCTGATCCTGGTTTATTCACGTCACTTGGAGCTGTGGACATAACTCATAACAAGTTCATCTGTGAGTGTGAACTTGGCGCCTTCATCAGTTGGCTCAATCAAACCAATGTCACTATACTTGGGTCTCAAGCAGACATATACTGCATGTaccccaactcgctctttggggCTCCCCTCTACTCTGTTTCCATGGAGGGTTGTGAtgaagaagaaatcttaaagTCCCTTaagttttcccttttcattttattcactgtCACGTTGACTCTGTTCCTCATGGCCGTCCTCATTGTCACAAAGTTCCGGGGATTTTGTTTCACTTGTTACATGACAGCCCAGAGACTGGTGTTCAAGGACCGTCATACCAGGGGAAGAGAATCGGATATGTACAAATACGATGCCTATTTATGCTTCAGTAGCAAAGACTTTGAATGGGTGCAAAATGCTTTGCTTAAACACCTGGATGCTCAGTACAGCAACCAAAACAGATTTAAGCTGTGTTTTGAAGAAAGAGACTTTGTGCCAGGGGAAAATCACATCGCCAACATCCAGGATGCCGTGTGGAACAGCAGAAAGATTGTCTGTCTTGTGAGCAGACACTTCCTTAGAGACGGGTGGTGCCTCGAAGCCTTCAGTTATGCCCAGAGCAGGTGCTTGTCTGACCTCAACAGTGCCCTCATCGTGGTGGTGGTCGGGTCGCTGTCCCAGTACCAGCTGATGAAGCATCAGTCCATCAGAGGATTCGTACAGACCCAGCAGTACTTGAAGTGGCCTGAGGATCTCCAGGATGTCGGCTGGTTTCTCAAAAAACTCTCCCAACACatactaaagaaagaaaagagaacgaAGAAAGACAATAACACTCCGTTGCAAACTCTAGCAACCATCCCCTAG